Proteins encoded within one genomic window of Sebastes fasciatus isolate fSebFas1 chromosome 18, fSebFas1.pri, whole genome shotgun sequence:
- the exoc8 gene encoding exocyst complex component 8, producing MSETGNRLRKLLESPNFDPQNYVKQLSQQSDGDRDLQEHRQKIQNLADETAQNLKKNVYKNYRQFIETAKEISYLESEMYQLSHILTEQKSIMESITQALLSTDKDETSKEMQAAFPKETEELKQRTLTSLLEKVEGGKNIMDTPGRHLVYNGDLVEFDVDNMSPIQKVHAFLMNDCLLIATWLPNRRGTVKYKYNALYDLESFAVVNVKDNPPMKDMFKILMFPDSRIFQAENSKIKKEWLEILDETKKNKVTKDKHKKEEEVPTSPVRTEVSTNPFDQEDDDPADAEESVDLHLEWIQELPEDLDVCIAQRDFEGAVDLLDKLNEYLKDQPVTQRVKELRLKVEERVRQLTEVLVFELSPDRSLRGGPKATRRAVSQLIRLGQSTKACELFLKNRAAAVQTAIRQLRIEGATLLYIHKLCNIFFTSLLETAKEFEMDFAGNTGCYSAFVVWSKSAMRMFVDAFSKQVFDSKESLSTAADCVKVAKEHCQQLTEIGLDLTFTLQSLLVKDIKAALQSYNDIIIEATKHRNSEEMWRKMNLMTPEALTKLKDEMCSCGIGSFEQYTGDDCWVNLSYTIVAFTKQMMSFLEEGLKLYFPELHMVLLESLREIILVAVQHVDYSLRCEQDPDKKAFIMLNATFLHDTVLPVVERRFEEGVGKPAKQLQDLRKSTRPVRINPESTTSMV from the exons ATGTCGGAGACAGGGAACCGGCTACGGAAGCTGCTTGAATCTCCTAATTTCGACCCGCAGAACTACGTGAAGCAGCTGTCACAGCAGAGTGATGGAGACAGAGATCTGCAGGAGCATCGTCAGAAGATCCAAAACCTGGCCGATGAAACGGCTCAAAACCTGAAGAAAAACGTCTACAAGAACTACAGACAGTTCATAGAGACGGCCAAAGAGATCTCGTACCTGGAGAGCGAGATGTACCAGCTGAGCCACATCCTCACTGAGCAGAAGAGCATCATGGAGAGCATCACTCAGGCCTTGTTGTCCACAGACAAGGATGAGACCTCCAAAGAGATGCAGGCTGCTTTCCCCaaggagacagaggagctgAAGCAGAGGACGCTCACCTCACTGCTGGAGAAGGTGGAGGGGGGTAAGAACATCATGGACACCCCAGGGAGACACCTGGTCTACAATGGTGACCTTGTGGAGTTTGATGTTGACAACATGTCCCCAATTCAGAAGGTGCACGCTTTCCTCATGAACGACTGTCTGCTTATTGCCACCTGGTTGCCAAACCGCAGAGGAACcgtgaagtacaagtacaacgcCCTGTACGACCTGGAGAGCTTCGCCGTGGTCAACGTGAAGGACAACCCTCCCATGAAGGACATGTTCAAGATCCTCATGTTCCCGGACAGTCGCATCTTCCAGGCGGAGAACAGCAAGATCAAGAAGGAGTGGCTGGAGATCCTGGACGAAACCAAGAAGAACAAAGTCACCAAGGACAAGCacaagaaagaggaggaggtccCCACGTCTCCTGTGAGGACAGAGGTGTCCACCAATCCTTTCGATCAGGAAGATGACGATCCAGCAGACGCTGAGGAAAGCGTGGACCTCCACCTCGAGTGGATCCAGGAGCTGCCGGAGGATCTGGACGTGTGCATCGCCCAGAGAGACTTCGAGGGCGCCGTGGACCTGCTGGACAAACTCAACGAGTACCTCAAAGACCAGCCGGTCACCCAGAGGGTCAAAGAGCTGAGGCTGAAGGTGGAGGAGCGGGTTCGGCAGCTGACTGAGGTTCTGGTGTTCGAGTTGTCTCCAGATCGATCACTTCGTGGTGGACCAAAAGCCACCCGGCGGGCCGTGTCCCAGCTGATCAGACTAG GCCAGTCCACCAAGGCCTGCGAGTTGTTCCTGAAGAACCGCGCCGCTGCGGTCCAGACGGCCATACGGCAGCTTCGCATCGAAGGAGCTACGCTGCTCTACATCCACAAACTCTGCAACATCTTCTTCACCAGCTTGCTGGAGACGGCCAAGGAGTTTGAGATGGACTTTGCGGGGAACACGGGCTGCTACTCGGCCTTCGTGGTCTGGTCCAAATCAGCCATGAGGATGTTTGTGGACGCCTTCAGCAAGCAG GTGTTTGACAGTAAGGAGAGCCTGTCGACAGCAGCAGATTGCGTTAAAGTGGCGAAGGAGCATTGTCAGCAGCTGACGGAGATCGGCCTGGATCTGACCTTCACCCTGCAGTCGCTGCTGGTCAAAGACATCAAGGCGGCCCTGCAGAGCtacaatgacatcatcatcgAAGCCACCAAGCACCGAAACTCTGAGGAGATGTGGAGGAAGATGAACCTCATGACCCCCGAGGCTCTGACTAAACTCAAG GATGAGATGTGCAGCTGTGGCATTGGCAGCTTCGAGCAGTACACCGGCGACGACTGCTGGGTGAACCTGAGCTACACCATCGTGGCCTTCACGAAGCAGATGATGAGCTTCTTGGAGGAAGGCCTGAAGCTCTACTTCCCCGAGCTGCACATGGTGCTGCTGGAGAGCCTGAGGGAGATCATCCTGGTGGCCGTGCAGCACGTGGACTACAGCCTGCGCTGCGAGCAGGACCCCGACAAGAAGGCCTTCATCATGCTGAACGCCACCTTCCTCCACGACACCGTGCTGCCGGTGGTGGAGCGCAGGTTCGAGGAGGGCGTTGGCAAGCCGGCCAAACAGCTGCAGGACCTTAGGAAGAGCACAAGGCCGGTTCGGATCAATCCAGAGAGCACCACGTCAATGGTCTGA